A stretch of Blautia liquoris DNA encodes these proteins:
- the ylxM gene encoding YlxM family DNA-binding protein, with amino-acid sequence MNKLIEQALLYDFYGELLTKHQRQVYEEVVLNDYSISEVAQASGISRQGVSDMVRRCNKILEGYEDKLHLVEKFVHIKEHVNQIRELTHSGAQTEVMRQIEEISTDILEEL; translated from the coding sequence ATGAATAAGTTGATTGAACAGGCATTGTTATATGATTTTTACGGTGAGTTGCTGACGAAACATCAGCGTCAGGTCTATGAGGAAGTAGTTCTGAATGATTATTCCATCAGCGAAGTCGCCCAGGCATCTGGTATCAGCCGGCAGGGCGTATCTGACATGGTTCGGCGGTGCAATAAGATTCTAGAGGGATATGAAGACAAATTACATCTGGTTGAAAAATTTGTTCATATTAAGGAACATGTGAATCAAATCCGAGAACTGACACATAGTGGTGCGCAGACCGAAGTGATGCGCCAAATTGAAGAGATATCTACTGATATTCTGGAGGAATTGTAA
- a CDS encoding YraN family protein — protein sequence MNNTQKGRAQEERACNYLRGKGYEILNRNFYSRFGEIDIIARQQETIVFIEVKYRENTSAIIPEEAVDYKKRKRIIKTADYYRLKNRIWDDIPCRFDVISMAQEKIIHHANAFGYDGKNLD from the coding sequence GTGAATAATACACAAAAAGGTAGAGCACAGGAGGAGCGAGCCTGCAATTATCTGAGAGGGAAGGGATATGAAATTCTGAACCGAAACTTTTACAGTCGTTTTGGCGAGATTGATATCATTGCAAGGCAGCAGGAAACGATTGTATTTATAGAAGTAAAATATCGTGAGAATACAAGTGCTATCATCCCGGAGGAGGCAGTTGACTATAAGAAACGGAAAAGAATCATCAAAACAGCAGATTATTACCGCTTGAAGAATCGAATATGGGATGATATCCCTTGCCGATTTGATGTTATATCCATGGCACAAGAGAAAATCATTCACCATGCAAATGCTTTCGGATATGACGGTAAAAATCTGGACTGA
- the lepB gene encoding signal peptidase I produces the protein MRFSPGYVKDYFAKTKYKTIFIWIVEIVLVIVLAAGVSYFFGKSVVVQEGSMEPTLKAGDRVLINSAVYKLSSPKRGDVIVHRTSRNDKSSLHIKRIIGLPGETVQIKNGKILVDGKRYKEAREYPKIKNPGMAESSVKLKSGEYFVLGDNRNNSEDSRYTDVGNIKKKNIIGRLWFVISPKNRIGILKN, from the coding sequence ATGAGATTCAGTCCAGGCTATGTGAAAGACTATTTCGCGAAAACTAAATATAAGACTATTTTTATATGGATTGTGGAGATTGTTCTGGTTATCGTGCTGGCAGCCGGAGTGTCTTACTTTTTTGGTAAAAGTGTTGTTGTACAGGAAGGTTCCATGGAGCCGACATTGAAAGCAGGGGATCGTGTTTTGATAAATTCAGCGGTTTACAAATTGTCCTCCCCAAAACGTGGTGACGTCATCGTACACCGTACATCAAGGAACGATAAATCGAGCCTTCATATCAAGAGAATTATCGGATTACCAGGTGAGACGGTACAAATTAAAAACGGAAAGATACTTGTTGACGGCAAACGATATAAAGAGGCCAGAGAATATCCAAAGATAAAAAATCCAGGCATGGCGGAGAGCTCTGTCAAGCTTAAAAGTGGAGAATATTTTGTGCTGGGAGACAACAGAAACAACAGTGAAGACAGTCGATATACTGATGTGGGAAATATAAAGAAGAAGAACATCATAGGAAGACTCTGGTTTGTTATTTCCCCGAAGAACCGAATCGGTATCTTAAAAAATTGA
- the pgeF gene encoding peptidoglycan editing factor PgeF codes for MTVKIWTERYEAKKMIINWKDEKEPKMEVMRKNGVTWLEFSTLSNVDFVTHAFSTRLGGVSSGIFSSMNLGFTRGDDEKNVRENFQRLSDAIGIAVDSIVTSDQTHTTNIRRVTRDDCGNGVTRPRGFHDIDGLITDEPGVTLATFYADCVPLYFVDPVHKAIGLSHSGWRGTVHKMGKVTVEAMGEAFGTDPQDLVTAIGPSICQDCYEVSEDVINEFSTAFDVSLYEKLYYKKNNGKYQLNLWEANRQILLEAGVGEHHIQTSNLCTCCNSKFLFSHRASQGKRGNLGAFLMIKN; via the coding sequence ATGACGGTAAAAATCTGGACTGAAAGATATGAGGCAAAAAAGATGATAATTAACTGGAAAGATGAAAAGGAACCTAAAATGGAAGTGATGCGGAAAAATGGTGTAACATGGCTTGAATTCTCGACTCTGTCAAATGTGGATTTTGTTACACATGCTTTCTCCACTCGCCTTGGAGGGGTGAGCAGCGGTATCTTCTCATCTATGAACCTTGGTTTTACCAGAGGAGATGATGAAAAGAATGTCAGAGAAAACTTTCAAAGACTGTCGGATGCCATTGGTATAGCAGTTGATAGCATTGTGACTTCAGATCAGACTCATACGACGAACATCAGACGAGTGACTCGAGACGATTGCGGCAATGGGGTGACAAGACCTAGGGGATTTCATGATATTGATGGTTTGATTACAGATGAACCAGGTGTAACTCTGGCAACATTTTATGCGGACTGTGTTCCTCTTTACTTTGTGGATCCGGTGCATAAGGCGATTGGCCTGTCACATTCCGGATGGAGAGGAACCGTACATAAGATGGGGAAGGTGACAGTGGAAGCCATGGGTGAGGCCTTTGGAACGGACCCGCAAGATCTTGTGACGGCCATCGGCCCTTCCATCTGTCAGGACTGTTACGAAGTCAGTGAGGATGTTATTAATGAATTTTCGACTGCCTTTGATGTGTCTTTATATGAAAAATTATACTACAAGAAAAATAATGGAAAGTATCAGCTGAATTTATGGGAGGCAAACCGTCAGATTCTGCTTGAAGCGGGAGTAGGGGAGCATCACATACAGACATCAAATCTATGTACCTGCTGCAACTCAAAATTCTTGTTTTCACACAGGGCCTCACAGGGAAAAAGAGGAAATTTGGGAGCATTTTTGATGATAAAAAATTGA
- the trmD gene encoding tRNA (guanosine(37)-N1)-methyltransferase TrmD has product MNYHVLTLFPEMIEQAAHTSILGRALKNGCISLETWNIRDYSTNKHMRVDDYPYGGGAGMVIEAEPVYRAYSAVKDKIGRKPRTIYLTPQAKVLNQTMVEELALEKDLVMICGHYEGIDERVLDESVTDYVSIGDYVLTGGELGAMVLIDAVSRFVPGVLSNEESAQFESLQDNLLEYPHYTRPEVWHEKEVPAILLSGDHNRIEQWRYERSIERTKERRPDLLQQSLQVHCACYGNEMIQEMADRLCQTLSRYGQVLNFNRKKLRKQKYYFDSHDLVVLLAGKEYEDDAGIPEAFTNLYGKDTPCFLFVPETSIHDVGTDQAKRTDKLQRLLERRGFLMKRIYPLFSIENHCKETVLKIRKILE; this is encoded by the coding sequence ATGAATTATCATGTTCTGACTCTATTTCCGGAAATGATAGAACAGGCAGCACATACGAGTATATTAGGACGTGCGCTTAAAAATGGCTGTATCTCGCTGGAGACATGGAACATCAGAGATTATTCAACAAATAAGCATATGAGAGTTGACGATTATCCCTATGGAGGAGGTGCGGGAATGGTGATAGAGGCAGAGCCTGTTTATCGTGCCTATTCAGCTGTTAAGGATAAGATTGGACGGAAACCAAGGACAATCTATCTGACGCCCCAGGCCAAAGTGTTAAATCAGACAATGGTGGAAGAATTGGCACTGGAGAAAGATCTGGTTATGATCTGCGGACATTATGAGGGAATTGATGAGCGTGTGTTGGATGAGAGTGTGACGGATTATGTTTCAATTGGCGATTATGTGCTGACTGGCGGAGAACTTGGTGCTATGGTTCTTATCGATGCAGTTTCCAGATTTGTTCCGGGAGTGTTGTCTAATGAGGAATCTGCCCAATTTGAGTCTCTCCAGGATAACCTTCTAGAGTATCCGCACTACACCAGACCTGAAGTCTGGCATGAAAAAGAGGTACCTGCAATTCTTCTGTCAGGAGATCATAACAGAATTGAACAGTGGAGATATGAACGATCAATTGAAAGGACGAAAGAGAGGCGCCCCGATCTTTTGCAGCAAAGTCTACAGGTTCATTGTGCATGTTATGGAAACGAGATGATTCAGGAAATGGCTGACAGACTATGCCAGACATTGTCCAGATATGGTCAAGTCCTCAATTTCAACAGGAAGAAACTGAGAAAGCAGAAGTACTATTTTGACTCTCATGATTTGGTTGTGCTTTTAGCGGGTAAAGAGTATGAAGATGATGCGGGTATTCCGGAGGCATTCACAAATCTATATGGGAAAGATACCCCCTGTTTTCTTTTTGTCCCTGAAACCTCGATTCATGATGTCGGGACTGACCAGGCAAAAAGAACAGACAAGCTTCAAAGACTACTTGAAAGAAGGGGCTTTCTTATGAAAAGAATTTATCCTCTTTTTTCGATAGAAAATCATTGCAAAGAGACAGTACTGAAAATCAGAAAAATACTCGAATAA
- the ylqF gene encoding ribosome biogenesis GTPase YlqF — protein sequence MNYQWYPGHMTKAKRQMMEDIKLIDLVIELVDARVPYASRNPEINDLARNKARIILLNKVDLADESKTVKWQKYFEEEGFTVVKVNSKSGAGLKLIQGAIQESCKAKIERDKRRGIKNRPVRAMVVGIPNVGKSTFINSYAGKAATKTGNKPGVTKGKQWIRLNRSLELLDTPGILWPKFEDQKVGLHLAMIGSIKDDILNTEELALEVLMFFQSEYPGNLKKRYGIEESKKWVDMLSQIARVRQCLKKGEELDYVKAADIVLDDFRNGNLGRLTLEEP from the coding sequence ATGAATTATCAATGGTATCCGGGACATATGACGAAAGCGAAACGTCAGATGATGGAAGATATAAAATTAATCGATTTGGTGATAGAACTGGTGGATGCAAGAGTGCCTTACGCTTCACGCAATCCGGAAATAAATGATCTTGCGAGAAATAAAGCGAGAATAATTTTACTCAACAAAGTGGATTTGGCGGATGAAAGCAAAACCGTTAAGTGGCAGAAATATTTTGAAGAAGAAGGATTTACTGTAGTGAAGGTAAATTCAAAAAGCGGTGCCGGTCTGAAATTAATTCAGGGAGCAATTCAAGAATCATGCAAGGCGAAGATTGAACGGGATAAACGAAGGGGAATCAAAAATCGTCCTGTAAGGGCGATGGTAGTTGGAATTCCAAATGTCGGTAAGTCTACATTTATTAATTCCTATGCAGGAAAAGCAGCCACAAAGACCGGCAATAAACCCGGCGTTACAAAAGGTAAACAGTGGATACGCCTGAATAGGTCTTTGGAACTTCTGGACACACCGGGCATTTTATGGCCAAAGTTCGAGGATCAGAAGGTGGGACTGCATCTTGCTATGATTGGATCTATAAAAGATGATATTTTAAATACAGAGGAACTAGCACTTGAAGTACTCATGTTCTTTCAATCTGAATATCCTGGTAACCTGAAAAAACGTTATGGGATCGAGGAATCAAAAAAATGGGTGGATATGTTAAGCCAAATCGCCCGTGTGCGCCAGTGCCTGAAAAAGGGTGAGGAGCTTGATTATGTAAAGGCAGCGGATATTGTTCTTGATGACTTCAGAAATGGAAATCTGGGAAGGCTTACCCTGGAAGAACCATGA
- the ffh gene encoding signal recognition particle protein: protein MAFESLTDKLQNVFRNLRGKGRLTESDVKTAMKEVKMALLEADVNFKVVKQFIKAVQERAIGADVMNGLNPGQMVIKIVNDELIKLMGSETTEIALRPGNEVTVIMMVGLQGAGKTTTTAKIAGKLKEKGRKPLLAACDVYRPAAITQLQLNGEKQGVEVFSMGDKQKPVDIAKAAIEHAKKNNFNVVILDTAGRLHIDEDMMQELTDIKDAIQVDQTILVVDAMTGQDAVNVSESFHEKVGIDGVVLTKLDGDTRGGAALSIKAISGKPILYVGMGEKLSDLEQFYPDRMASRILGMGDVMSLIEKAESSIDQEKAKEMEQKFKKAQFGFDDYLESMNQMKKMGGIGNVLSMFPGMSGKMQDIEGAIDEKDLARKEAIIYSMTPKERTNPDLINPSRKARIAKGAGLPIIEVNRFIKQFDQARKMMKQVPGMMGKKSRKHGGFKLPF from the coding sequence ATGGCATTTGAAAGCTTAACGGATAAACTGCAGAATGTATTCAGAAACCTTAGAGGAAAAGGCAGACTGACTGAGTCCGATGTAAAGACAGCCATGAAGGAAGTCAAGATGGCACTGCTTGAGGCCGACGTAAACTTTAAAGTGGTGAAGCAATTTATTAAAGCGGTACAGGAGCGTGCAATTGGTGCCGATGTCATGAATGGATTGAATCCCGGACAGATGGTCATCAAGATTGTAAATGATGAATTAATTAAACTCATGGGAAGTGAGACAACAGAAATTGCACTCCGCCCGGGAAATGAAGTTACTGTCATTATGATGGTGGGTCTTCAAGGTGCCGGAAAGACGACAACCACGGCCAAGATTGCCGGAAAGCTGAAAGAAAAAGGCAGAAAGCCGCTGCTTGCCGCCTGTGATGTATACAGGCCCGCGGCGATCACACAGCTTCAGCTTAATGGCGAGAAACAAGGTGTGGAGGTTTTCTCCATGGGGGATAAACAAAAACCTGTGGACATCGCAAAGGCCGCAATAGAGCATGCAAAGAAGAATAACTTTAATGTTGTAATTTTAGATACAGCCGGACGTCTTCATATCGATGAAGATATGATGCAGGAGTTGACAGATATCAAGGATGCAATTCAGGTTGATCAGACAATATTGGTAGTGGATGCCATGACTGGTCAGGATGCTGTAAACGTATCTGAGTCGTTTCATGAAAAAGTTGGAATCGACGGGGTTGTATTGACGAAACTGGATGGCGATACTAGAGGTGGTGCCGCATTATCCATTAAGGCGATCAGCGGGAAACCCATTCTTTATGTTGGTATGGGTGAAAAACTCTCGGATCTGGAGCAATTCTATCCGGATCGAATGGCTTCCCGTATTCTTGGTATGGGTGATGTTATGAGCCTGATTGAAAAGGCTGAAAGCAGCATAGACCAGGAAAAAGCCAAAGAAATGGAGCAGAAATTTAAGAAAGCTCAGTTCGGTTTTGATGATTATCTGGAAAGTATGAATCAGATGAAAAAGATGGGCGGGATAGGTAATGTTTTAAGCATGTTTCCGGGTATGAGCGGTAAGATGCAGGATATTGAAGGAGCTATCGATGAGAAAGATCTTGCGAGAAAAGAAGCGATTATCTATTCAATGACACCAAAGGAAAGAACCAATCCTGATTTGATTAACCCATCGAGAAAAGCCAGAATTGCGAAAGGTGCAGGCCTTCCGATTATAGAGGTAAATCGTTTTATCAAACAGTTTGATCAGGCCAGAAAGATGATGAAACAAGTGCCTGGCATGATGGGAAAGAAAAGCAGAAAACACGGAGGTTTCAAACTGCCGTTTTAA
- the rpsP gene encoding 30S ribosomal protein S16 has protein sequence MAVKIRLKRMGQKKAPFYRIVVADSRSPRDGRFIEEIGTYDPSADPSVYNVNEEAAKKWLANGAQPTEVVGKLFKIAGIEK, from the coding sequence ATGGCAGTAAAGATTCGTTTGAAAAGAATGGGACAGAAAAAGGCTCCTTTCTATAGAATTGTTGTAGCGGATTCCAGATCTCCGAGAGACGGTAGATTTATCGAAGAAATCGGAACATATGATCCAAGTGCAGATCCCAGCGTATACAACGTGAATGAAGAAGCAGCTAAGAAATGGCTTGCGAATGGCGCACAGCCTACCGAGGTGGTTGGAAAGCTCTTTAAAATTGCTGGTATTGAGAAATAA
- the rimM gene encoding ribosome maturation factor RimM (Essential for efficient processing of 16S rRNA): protein MEDFLRVGIITSTHGVKGEAKVFPTTDDKGRFKSLKEVFLLNDGEKLPLKINGVKFFKQFVILKFQGIDTLNDVEKYKGGELYVLREEAVPLGQDEYYIGDLIGTRVFTDDGKLFGILKDVMQTGANDVYIVRVNSEENQEVLIPAIHDCILDVDVAHNKMVVRLMEGLT from the coding sequence ATGGAAGATTTTTTAAGAGTCGGGATTATCACCTCTACACACGGGGTAAAGGGTGAGGCAAAAGTATTTCCGACAACTGATGACAAGGGGCGTTTTAAAAGCCTTAAAGAAGTATTCCTTCTTAATGACGGGGAGAAATTGCCGCTTAAAATCAATGGTGTAAAGTTTTTTAAACAGTTTGTCATACTGAAGTTCCAGGGAATTGATACCTTAAATGACGTTGAAAAATATAAGGGCGGTGAGCTTTACGTTTTACGGGAGGAGGCCGTCCCGCTGGGACAAGATGAATATTATATCGGAGATCTGATCGGGACTCGGGTATTTACAGACGATGGGAAATTATTTGGCATCTTAAAGGACGTAATGCAGACAGGTGCCAATGATGTATATATAGTAAGAGTAAACAGCGAAGAGAACCAGGAAGTGCTGATTCCGGCCATCCATGACTGTATTTTAGATGTGGATGTAGCTCACAACAAGATGGTGGTCCGTCTGATGGAGGGACTCACATGA
- the rplS gene encoding 50S ribosomal protein L19, with translation MNDIIKQIEAEQLKKEVPEFGVGDTVRVHGRIKEGNRERIQIFEGVVMKKQGGGNRATFTVRKKSSGIGVEKTWPLHSPNVEKVEVVRHGKVRRAKLNYLRGRIGKAAKVKELVK, from the coding sequence ATGAACGATATTATTAAGCAGATCGAAGCTGAGCAGCTGAAAAAAGAAGTGCCGGAATTTGGTGTCGGTGATACAGTAAGAGTACACGGCAGAATCAAAGAGGGTAATCGTGAGAGAATCCAGATATTTGAAGGCGTTGTTATGAAGAAACAAGGTGGCGGAAACAGAGCAACATTCACGGTTCGCAAGAAATCCAGTGGAATTGGTGTCGAAAAGACTTGGCCCTTACATTCTCCTAATGTAGAGAAGGTAGAAGTTGTAAGACATGGTAAAGTAAGACGTGCAAAACTGAACTACTTGAGAGGCCGTATCGGTAAAGCTGCTAAGGTAAAAGAGCTTGTAAAATAA
- the ftsY gene encoding signal recognition particle-docking protein FtsY yields the protein MPEERVGFFKRLVNGLSKTRDSIVSGIDSIFLGFSSIDDDFYDEIEEILVMGDIGINTTTAIIDNLKKEVHEQHIKEPSKCKQLLIDSIKKQMAVGDTAYEFENRKSVVLVIGVNGVGKTTSVGKLAGKLKDQGKKVVLAAADTYRAAAGEQLSQWAKRAEVEMIGGQSGADPASVVYDAVAAAKARNADILLCDTAGRLHNKKNLMEELNKIYRIIGKEYPEAYLETLVVLDGTTGQNALVQARQFNEVANINGIILTKLDGTAKGGIAVAIESELDIPVKYIGVGEEIEDLQKFDSDEFVNALFDVPTEN from the coding sequence ATGCCTGAAGAAAGAGTAGGCTTTTTTAAACGACTGGTTAATGGACTATCAAAGACCAGGGACAGTATTGTATCTGGAATAGATTCTATATTCCTTGGATTTTCCAGTATTGATGACGATTTCTATGACGAAATAGAGGAAATTCTGGTCATGGGAGATATTGGAATTAACACTACAACGGCAATTATTGATAACCTAAAAAAAGAGGTGCATGAGCAGCACATTAAAGAACCATCAAAGTGTAAACAACTTTTGATTGACAGCATCAAAAAACAGATGGCAGTGGGAGACACTGCCTATGAATTCGAAAACAGAAAATCTGTTGTTCTCGTGATCGGTGTGAATGGTGTTGGAAAAACCACATCTGTGGGGAAATTGGCTGGAAAATTAAAAGATCAGGGCAAGAAGGTGGTTCTCGCTGCTGCGGATACTTACCGGGCAGCAGCGGGTGAGCAGCTCAGTCAGTGGGCAAAACGGGCCGAGGTTGAGATGATCGGCGGACAAAGTGGTGCGGATCCTGCCTCGGTTGTATATGATGCGGTTGCAGCTGCGAAGGCGAGAAATGCAGATATTCTGCTCTGTGATACAGCAGGCCGCCTGCACAATAAAAAAAATTTGATGGAAGAGTTAAACAAGATTTACCGTATTATTGGAAAAGAATATCCGGAGGCATATCTGGAGACTCTTGTCGTTCTGGATGGCACAACCGGGCAGAATGCGTTGGTACAGGCACGCCAGTTTAATGAAGTTGCAAACATAAACGGTATCATCCTGACAAAACTAGACGGAACGGCAAAAGGTGGAATCGCTGTGGCAATTGAATCCGAGCTTGATATTCCCGTGAAATATATCGGGGTCGGTGAGGAAATCGAAGATCTGCAGAAATTCGATTCCGATGAGTTTGTAAATGCATTATTTGACGTACCAACAGAAAATTAA
- a CDS encoding ribonuclease HII: protein MKKTIAEISLEFDLTEESRMDDLCHTYKDDARVGVQNLIKKAIKKQNELRTERERIKKLEIYERKYEHLGYVCGIDEVGRGPLAGPVVAGAVILPKDCQILYLNDSKQLSASRREELYDVIMKEAVAVGIGYRSPARIDEINILQATYEAMKEAVSKLKPQPQVLLNDAVTIPDVLIQQVPLIKGDCRSVSIAAASIVAKVTRDRLMVEYDKIIPGYHLASNKGYGSAEHIEALKKFGPSPIHRRSFIKHFC, encoded by the coding sequence ATGAAGAAGACAATTGCCGAAATCAGTCTGGAATTTGATCTGACAGAGGAGTCCCGTATGGATGATCTCTGCCATACATATAAAGATGATGCTCGTGTGGGTGTGCAAAATCTGATAAAAAAAGCGATTAAAAAGCAGAATGAATTGAGAACTGAGCGGGAACGAATAAAAAAACTAGAGATCTATGAGCGTAAGTATGAACATCTGGGATATGTCTGTGGCATTGATGAGGTAGGAAGAGGACCGCTTGCGGGACCGGTAGTTGCCGGAGCCGTTATTCTTCCGAAAGACTGTCAGATCTTGTACCTAAATGATTCCAAACAGTTATCAGCTTCCAGAAGAGAAGAATTGTATGATGTTATCATGAAGGAAGCAGTGGCTGTTGGAATTGGATATCGAAGTCCTGCCCGAATTGATGAGATTAATATCCTTCAGGCGACATACGAAGCGATGAAAGAAGCAGTCAGCAAACTAAAACCGCAGCCACAGGTACTGCTCAACGATGCTGTAACGATTCCAGATGTGTTAATACAGCAAGTTCCTCTGATCAAAGGGGACTGCAGGAGTGTTTCCATTGCGGCGGCAAGCATTGTGGCAAAAGTGACTAGAGACAGACTCATGGTTGAATATGACAAGATTATACCGGGGTATCACCTGGCATCGAATAAAGGCTACGGATCGGCAGAGCATATTGAGGCACTGAAAAAATTCGGGCCCAGTCCGATCCACAGAAGATCTTTTATTAAACATTTCTGCTGA
- a CDS encoding ribose-phosphate pyrophosphokinase, producing MANLVPLENSIPVAPLKLAALKGCEEMARTIDQYLVQFRKDLVLHHNDRRNLSGYFEDSFLIGCDCPRFGTGEAKGKLTESVRGVDLFLLVDVCNWSITYQAFGHTNHMSPDDHFQDLKRIIAAANGKAHRINVIMPFMYESRQHKRTSRESLDCALALRELTGMGVKNIITFDAHDPRVMNSIPLSGFDNFMPTYQFLKALIKSVPDLHLDNDHLMVISPDEGAMPRAVYFANILGVDMGMFYKRRDYSTVVNGKNPIVAHEFLGDSVKGKDVIIIDDMISSGESMLDVARQVKDRGAARVFVCTTFGLFTDGLEKFDDFYAKGYFEKIITTDLTYRSPNLLGRPWYEPASMGKYIASIIDILNHDVSVEKVRDTTTKITNLLNKCK from the coding sequence ATGGCAAACTTAGTCCCACTGGAGAACTCGATTCCTGTCGCCCCGCTGAAGCTGGCGGCTTTAAAAGGTTGTGAAGAGATGGCCCGAACCATTGATCAATACCTTGTACAATTTCGTAAGGACCTTGTCCTTCACCATAACGACCGCAGAAATCTATCCGGCTATTTCGAAGATTCCTTCCTAATAGGCTGTGACTGCCCTCGTTTTGGAACAGGTGAGGCAAAGGGAAAACTGACGGAGTCTGTGCGTGGTGTGGATTTATTCCTTTTAGTTGATGTCTGCAACTGGAGTATCACTTATCAGGCTTTCGGACATACCAATCATATGTCGCCCGATGATCATTTTCAGGATCTGAAGAGAATCATCGCAGCAGCAAATGGAAAGGCGCATCGAATCAACGTAATTATGCCTTTTATGTATGAAAGCAGACAGCACAAACGCACCAGTCGTGAATCGCTGGACTGTGCATTGGCACTTCGGGAACTGACCGGCATGGGAGTAAAAAATATTATCACATTTGACGCACATGATCCGCGTGTTATGAATTCAATTCCACTGTCGGGATTCGATAACTTCATGCCAACATATCAGTTTTTAAAGGCGCTGATCAAATCTGTGCCGGATCTGCATCTGGACAACGATCATCTAATGGTCATCAGCCCTGACGAGGGAGCTATGCCAAGAGCCGTATACTTTGCAAACATACTTGGTGTTGACATGGGTATGTTCTATAAACGCAGAGATTACTCTACCGTTGTAAATGGTAAGAATCCGATTGTAGCCCATGAGTTTCTCGGAGATTCCGTAAAAGGAAAAGATGTAATCATCATTGATGATATGATATCCTCAGGAGAAAGTATGCTTGATGTAGCCAGGCAAGTCAAAGACAGAGGTGCTGCACGTGTATTTGTTTGTACCACTTTTGGACTTTTTACAGATGGGTTGGAAAAGTTTGACGATTTCTATGCAAAGGGTTATTTCGAAAAAATCATCACAACAGATCTGACTTACCGCTCACCGAATCTGCTCGGCCGTCCCTGGTACGAACCGGCTTCGATGGGAAAATACATCGCCAGTATCATCGACATATTAAACCACGATGTCTCGGTAGAAAAAGTTCGCGACACCACAACTAAGATCACAAATTTGCTGAATAAGTGCAAATAG
- a CDS encoding KH domain-containing protein: MKELVEVIAKSLVENPDEVVVTETESGDSVLVELKVASSDMGKVIGRQGRIAKAIRSVVKAASSKSDKKVVVEIVE; the protein is encoded by the coding sequence ATGAAAGAATTAGTAGAAGTAATTGCAAAATCTCTGGTTGAGAATCCGGACGAAGTGGTCGTTACCGAGACCGAAAGCGGGGATTCCGTATTGGTAGAATTGAAGGTAGCATCTTCTGATATGGGTAAAGTAATCGGAAGGCAGGGTCGGATCGCGAAAGCAATCCGTTCAGTAGTGAAGGCTGCTTCTTCCAAAAGCGATAAGAAAGTCGTAGTAGAAATAGTAGAGTAA